From one Microbacterium aurum genomic stretch:
- the msrA gene encoding peptide-methionine (S)-S-oxide reductase MsrA, translating to MTDDGSITRTPGTETAILAGGCFWGMEDLIRRQPGVLDTRVGYTGGQNDHATYRNHPGHAEAVEIVFDPAVTTYRDILAFFFQIHDPSTLNRQGNDIGTSYRSAIFPVTPEQERVARETIADVDASGLWPAPAVTTIEPLGPFWEAEPEHQDYLQRIPNGYTCHFPRAGWVLPKRAEV from the coding sequence ATGACCGACGACGGCAGCATCACGCGCACACCCGGGACCGAGACCGCCATCCTCGCGGGCGGCTGCTTCTGGGGCATGGAAGACCTCATCCGCCGCCAGCCCGGCGTGCTCGACACCCGGGTCGGCTACACCGGCGGGCAGAACGACCACGCCACGTACCGCAACCACCCCGGCCACGCCGAGGCCGTCGAGATCGTGTTCGACCCGGCGGTGACGACGTACCGCGACATCCTGGCCTTCTTCTTCCAGATCCACGACCCGTCGACGCTGAACCGGCAGGGCAACGACATCGGGACGAGCTACCGTTCGGCGATCTTCCCGGTCACGCCGGAGCAGGAGCGCGTCGCCCGCGAGACGATCGCCGACGTCGACGCGTCGGGGCTGTGGCCCGCTCCGGCCGTCACCACGATCGAGCCGCTCGGGCCGTTCTGGGAGGCCGAGCCCGAGCACCAGGACTACCTGCAGCGCATCCCGAACGGGTACACGTGCCACTTCCCGCGCGCCGGGTGGGTCCTGCCGAAGCGCGCCGAGGTCTGA
- a CDS encoding ABC1 kinase family protein: protein MASAARARYRRILRFAALCLAQTWWYDLFLPRVGLRRIGEGNRSARMQRIAERFHALAVELGGLMIKVGQFMSSRLDVLPPEITRELEGLQDEVPPVAFAEIRGAAEAELGMPLERAYAWFDETPVAAASLGQAHRARLTPADTDLTGLEAVVVKVQRPGIDEIVAVDLAALRRVAGWLARIRIVADRVDMPALVEEFATTSREEIDYLHEAGSAERFAADVAGDERVTAPEVVWERTTRRVLTLQDVTAIKITDVAALRAAGIDPAAVAAAFASTMFEQLFTHGFFHADPHPGNVFVTPRGADRFALTFIDFGMMGTVDDTLRAGLRKVLLAVAARDGAGLVAGMLAVGALLPSAGTADLERAFTQLFQRFGGMGFAQLREVDPREFRDFAVEFGDVVRALPFQLPENFLLIVRAMSLTSGVCSALDPQFNIWDAVEPFATQILRDESRGMIGDLLQQTSDVMSTAWRLPQRIDGIITRFEEGTVAVDLSRLERRIDGLERLAARMLAAILFAGLLIGGILLRPVDDVFGIVLMAASVVPLLAALFPGGGGRGPGRRP, encoded by the coding sequence GTGGCATCGGCCGCGCGCGCCCGATACCGCCGCATCCTCCGGTTCGCCGCGCTCTGCCTCGCGCAGACGTGGTGGTACGACCTGTTCCTGCCGAGGGTGGGGCTGCGTCGCATCGGCGAGGGCAACCGCAGCGCCCGGATGCAGCGCATCGCGGAGCGCTTCCACGCGCTGGCCGTCGAGCTCGGCGGGCTGATGATCAAGGTCGGGCAGTTCATGTCGTCACGCCTGGACGTGCTGCCGCCGGAGATCACCCGCGAGCTGGAGGGGCTGCAGGACGAGGTGCCGCCCGTCGCCTTCGCCGAGATCCGCGGCGCCGCCGAGGCCGAATTGGGGATGCCGCTGGAACGCGCCTACGCCTGGTTCGACGAGACGCCGGTGGCCGCGGCATCCCTCGGTCAGGCGCATCGCGCGCGCCTCACGCCCGCCGACACCGACCTGACCGGGCTCGAGGCCGTCGTGGTCAAGGTGCAGCGGCCCGGCATCGACGAGATCGTCGCGGTCGACCTCGCGGCGCTCCGCCGCGTCGCGGGGTGGCTCGCGCGCATCCGCATCGTCGCCGATCGCGTCGACATGCCCGCGCTCGTGGAGGAGTTCGCCACGACGAGTCGGGAGGAGATCGACTACCTGCACGAGGCGGGGAGCGCAGAGCGCTTCGCCGCCGACGTCGCCGGCGACGAGCGCGTCACCGCTCCCGAGGTCGTGTGGGAGCGGACGACCCGCCGCGTCCTCACGCTGCAGGACGTCACCGCGATCAAGATCACCGACGTGGCGGCGCTGCGGGCGGCGGGCATCGATCCGGCGGCCGTCGCGGCGGCGTTCGCATCGACGATGTTCGAGCAGCTGTTCACGCACGGCTTCTTCCACGCCGACCCGCACCCCGGCAACGTCTTCGTCACGCCCCGAGGCGCTGACCGGTTCGCGCTGACCTTCATCGACTTCGGCATGATGGGCACCGTCGACGACACGCTGCGGGCGGGGCTGCGTAAAGTCCTGCTCGCCGTCGCCGCCCGCGACGGCGCGGGGCTCGTGGCGGGGATGCTGGCCGTCGGCGCGCTGCTGCCGAGCGCCGGGACGGCCGACCTCGAGCGCGCGTTCACGCAGCTGTTCCAGCGGTTCGGCGGGATGGGGTTCGCGCAGCTGCGGGAGGTCGACCCGCGGGAGTTCCGCGACTTCGCAGTCGAGTTCGGCGACGTCGTGCGCGCGCTGCCGTTCCAGTTGCCGGAGAACTTCCTGCTGATCGTGCGCGCGATGTCCCTCACCTCGGGCGTCTGCAGCGCACTGGACCCGCAGTTCAACATCTGGGATGCCGTCGAGCCCTTCGCGACGCAGATCCTGCGCGACGAGAGCCGCGGGATGATCGGCGACCTCCTCCAGCAGACCAGCGACGTCATGAGCACCGCGTGGCGCCTGCCGCAGCGCATCGACGGCATCATCACGCGCTTCGAGGAGGGTACGGTCGCCGTCGACCTGTCGCGCCTCGAGCGCCGCATCGACGGCCTCGAGCGGCTCGCGGCCCGGATGCTGGCGGCGATCCTCTTCGCAGGCCTGCTGATCGGCGGCATCTTGCTGCGTCCCGTCGACGACGTCTTCGGGATCGTGCTGATGGCGGCCTCCGTCGTGCCGCTGCTCGCCGCCCTGTTCCCGGGTGGCGGAGGCAGGGGACCGGGGCGGCGCCCGTGA
- a CDS encoding NAD(P)H-binding protein, whose translation MARILLIGGHGKVALLSEPLLVAAGHHVTAVIRNPRHEPAVRATGAEPLVADVETFDTEQLTNLVSGNDVVVWSAGAGGGDPERTFAVDRDAAIRSIDAAVAAGVRRYLMVSYFGAGPDHGVDPGDGFYAYAEAKAAADAHLQGSGLDYTILAPSALTLDEPTGRIDTTADAAASVSRADVAAVIAAAVLEPATIGRTIRFNAGSTPIAEAIRV comes from the coding sequence ATGGCACGCATCCTGCTCATCGGCGGTCACGGCAAGGTGGCGCTCCTGTCCGAGCCGTTGCTCGTGGCGGCCGGACATCACGTCACGGCGGTCATCCGCAATCCCCGGCACGAACCGGCCGTCCGCGCGACCGGTGCCGAGCCGCTCGTCGCGGACGTCGAGACGTTCGACACCGAGCAGCTGACCAACCTCGTCAGCGGAAACGACGTCGTCGTCTGGTCGGCGGGGGCGGGCGGCGGCGACCCGGAGCGGACCTTCGCGGTCGACCGCGACGCGGCGATCCGGTCGATCGACGCCGCCGTCGCGGCGGGGGTCCGGCGCTATCTCATGGTGTCGTACTTCGGCGCGGGGCCGGACCACGGCGTGGACCCCGGCGACGGCTTCTACGCGTATGCCGAGGCGAAGGCCGCCGCCGACGCCCACCTGCAGGGCAGCGGCCTGGACTATACGATCCTCGCGCCGTCCGCGCTGACGCTCGACGAGCCGACCGGGCGCATCGACACGACGGCGGATGCGGCGGCGTCCGTCTCGCGCGCCGACGTCGCGGCCGTGATCGCGGCCGCCGTGCTCGAACCGGCGACGATCGGTCGCACGATCCGGTTCAATGCCGGCTCGACGCCCATCGCAGAGGCGATCCGGGTCTGA
- a CDS encoding SDR family oxidoreductase, with translation MTRDQYTLTDPAKLYADIEPHAQRQPEPGLDAKLDPRADLGEETYRGTGRLTGRKALITGGDSGIGAATAIAFAREGADVAISYLPDEEQDAQRIAGILRDAGVTVLTLPGDLKDAGYCRDLVAKTVDGLGGLDILVNNGGKQIFNDDLTTLDDEQFDDTFKTNVYAMFWITKAALPHLKPGSAIINTTSIQAYKPSDVLVDYASTKATINAFTKALAQQVAPKGIRVNAVAPGPIWTPLQPSYGQPEEKLDEFGKDTPLGRMGQPAELAPAYVFLASAESSYVLGETLNVNGGIPSP, from the coding sequence ATGACTCGTGACCAGTACACCCTCACCGACCCCGCGAAGCTGTACGCCGACATCGAGCCGCACGCGCAGCGACAGCCCGAGCCCGGCCTCGACGCGAAGCTCGACCCTCGGGCCGACCTCGGCGAAGAGACCTACCGCGGCACCGGTCGGCTGACCGGTCGCAAGGCCCTCATCACCGGCGGCGACTCCGGCATCGGCGCCGCCACCGCGATCGCGTTCGCCCGGGAGGGCGCCGACGTCGCGATCTCATACCTCCCCGACGAGGAGCAGGACGCGCAGCGCATCGCCGGCATCCTGCGCGACGCGGGCGTCACGGTGCTGACGCTTCCGGGCGACCTCAAGGATGCCGGGTACTGCCGCGATCTGGTGGCGAAGACCGTCGACGGACTCGGCGGCCTCGACATCCTCGTCAACAACGGGGGCAAGCAGATCTTCAACGACGACCTCACCACCCTCGACGACGAGCAGTTCGACGACACCTTCAAGACCAACGTCTACGCGATGTTCTGGATCACCAAAGCGGCCCTGCCGCACCTGAAGCCGGGCTCGGCGATCATCAACACCACGTCGATCCAGGCGTACAAGCCGTCCGACGTCCTCGTGGACTACGCCTCGACCAAGGCGACGATCAACGCCTTCACCAAGGCGCTCGCGCAGCAGGTCGCGCCGAAGGGGATCCGCGTGAACGCCGTCGCGCCGGGGCCGATCTGGACCCCGCTGCAGCCGAGCTACGGGCAGCCCGAGGAGAAGCTCGACGAGTTCGGCAAGGACACCCCGCTCGGCCGCATGGGCCAGCCCGCGGAGCTCGCGCCGGCGTACGTGTTCCTCGCCTCGGCCGAGTCGAGCTACGTGCTCGGCGAGACGCTCAACGTCAACGGCGGCATTCCGTCGCCGTGA
- a CDS encoding type II toxin-antitoxin system VapC family toxin: MAPGHIYDLVVVDASAVVLLVASSHDAGDRLAARLTNAVLHAPHILPVEVDSALRGLVAGRVLSEGEATAARQQAGRMPVDLWAWDALAERAWEMRSNLATYDAGYVALAEHIGATLVTADARLARAPGVRCAIEVFG; encoded by the coding sequence GTGGCTCCCGGCCACATCTACGACCTCGTTGTCGTCGACGCATCGGCGGTCGTGCTGCTCGTCGCGTCTTCCCACGATGCGGGCGACCGACTGGCTGCCCGATTGACGAACGCGGTCCTCCACGCGCCGCACATCCTGCCGGTCGAGGTGGACTCCGCCCTGCGCGGACTCGTCGCGGGGCGTGTCCTGTCCGAAGGGGAGGCGACGGCGGCCCGGCAGCAGGCGGGGCGGATGCCGGTCGACCTCTGGGCCTGGGATGCGCTGGCGGAGCGCGCATGGGAGATGCGCAGCAACCTGGCGACGTACGACGCCGGCTACGTCGCCCTGGCGGAGCACATCGGGGCGACGCTCGTCACCGCCGATGCGCGGCTCGCCCGCGCGCCGGGCGTGCGGTGCGCGATCGAGGTGTTCGGCTGA
- a CDS encoding lactonase family protein, producing the protein MSTASLVLVANAGDGSLSTFRLSDDRLTRLAVTDGLTGCSTFAVDASRDLVYAAVKGEPAGIVTLALDRERGTLTPHSRLDLPAGGMNYLALTRDGTGLLGASYGGCYGVSCPVADGTVGAPVARISYPNLHSVLPSADGRFAYFVSLGADLVAQYALGDALELEPLDPPTVAAPAGSGPRHLVLSDAQDAVYVMTEFSGEVLHYARDTREGTLELVGAATAYDRSKDLGHSVFGADPLAHHYIWGADLHWGAEGAVLWASERTESTLGAVAVAENGTVKDAEAFTVTEQQPRGFALSPDGRHLVAAGEKSTTVSLYTVDGERLELRQRTETGRGANWVRFV; encoded by the coding sequence GTGAGCACCGCATCCCTCGTCCTCGTCGCGAACGCCGGCGACGGCTCCCTGTCGACCTTCCGCCTCTCCGACGACCGTCTCACCCGCCTCGCGGTGACAGACGGACTCACCGGCTGTTCGACGTTCGCCGTCGACGCGTCGCGAGACCTCGTCTACGCGGCCGTGAAGGGTGAGCCGGCCGGCATCGTGACGCTGGCCCTCGACCGCGAGCGCGGAACGCTCACCCCGCACTCCCGCCTGGACCTCCCCGCCGGCGGCATGAACTACCTCGCCCTCACGCGCGACGGCACGGGACTGCTCGGCGCGAGCTACGGCGGCTGCTACGGCGTCAGCTGCCCCGTCGCCGACGGGACGGTGGGAGCCCCGGTCGCGCGGATCTCCTACCCGAACCTGCACTCGGTGCTGCCGAGCGCCGACGGCCGCTTCGCCTACTTCGTCTCCCTCGGCGCCGACCTCGTCGCGCAGTATGCGCTGGGCGATGCGCTCGAGCTCGAGCCGCTCGACCCGCCGACCGTCGCCGCGCCCGCCGGGAGCGGGCCGCGTCACCTCGTCCTCAGTGACGCCCAGGATGCCGTGTACGTCATGACCGAGTTCTCCGGCGAGGTGCTGCACTACGCACGCGACACGCGCGAGGGAACGCTGGAGCTCGTCGGCGCCGCGACCGCGTACGACCGGTCGAAGGACTTGGGGCACAGCGTCTTCGGCGCCGATCCCCTCGCCCACCACTACATCTGGGGAGCGGACCTGCACTGGGGCGCAGAGGGCGCTGTGCTGTGGGCGTCCGAGCGCACCGAGAGCACGCTCGGGGCGGTCGCGGTGGCCGAGAACGGCACGGTGAAGGATGCCGAGGCGTTCACCGTCACCGAGCAGCAGCCGCGCGGATTCGCGCTGAGCCCCGACGGCCGGCATCTCGTCGCCGCTGGTGAGAAGTCGACGACGGTGTCGCTGTACACCGTCGACGGCGAGCGGCTGGAGCTGCGCCAGCGCACCGAGACCGGGCGCGGCGCGAACTGGGTCCGGTTCGTCTGA
- a CDS encoding PadR family transcriptional regulator encodes MNGSFAGAGFGGHGFAGPGFGTGPGSGGFGGRGRGPGGMWEAMENLRASFEQRTGTRMGRGDVRAAVLALLAEQSMHGYQIIQEIEQRSGGAWKPSAGSVYPTLQLLADEGLITAEEAGGRKTYALTAAGRAEADAAADKPAPWETPGQRDGGRMSALPKAGFELAQAAAQVGRTGSPEQVQQAVEILDEARRRLYALLAQD; translated from the coding sequence ATGAACGGTTCATTCGCAGGTGCAGGATTCGGCGGCCACGGCTTTGCCGGACCGGGCTTCGGCACCGGTCCCGGAAGCGGCGGATTCGGCGGGCGCGGTCGCGGCCCCGGCGGCATGTGGGAGGCGATGGAGAACCTGCGCGCGTCGTTCGAGCAGCGCACCGGCACCCGCATGGGCCGCGGCGACGTCCGCGCCGCCGTGCTCGCGCTGCTCGCCGAGCAGTCGATGCACGGCTACCAGATCATCCAGGAGATCGAGCAGCGCAGCGGCGGAGCGTGGAAGCCGAGCGCGGGATCGGTCTACCCGACGCTGCAGCTGCTCGCCGACGAGGGCCTGATCACCGCCGAAGAGGCGGGCGGCCGCAAGACGTACGCGCTCACCGCGGCCGGACGCGCCGAGGCCGACGCCGCCGCCGACAAGCCGGCGCCGTGGGAGACGCCCGGCCAGCGCGACGGCGGACGCATGAGCGCGCTGCCGAAGGCGGGGTTCGAGCTCGCTCAGGCGGCCGCGCAGGTCGGCCGCACCGGCTCCCCGGAGCAGGTGCAGCAGGCGGTCGAGATCCTCGACGAGGCCCGCCGGCGCCTCTACGCCCTGCTCGCGCAGGACTGA
- a CDS encoding NYN domain-containing protein produces the protein MSERITWTLVDGENIDATLGGSILGRRPQPDERPRWDRLLTFLEERWHQDVRGLFFLNATTHLPMPFVQALLALGYTPVPLSGPAEAKVVDLAIQRTLQALQGRDADVVLVSHDRDFVDDLAALTGAGRRVGMLGFHEFRSGEFASVPGIEFFDLEYDVHAFDAVLPRVRVIPIEEFDPAQFLG, from the coding sequence GTGTCGGAGCGGATCACCTGGACCCTCGTCGACGGCGAGAACATCGACGCAACGCTCGGCGGGTCGATCCTCGGGCGCCGCCCGCAGCCGGACGAGCGACCGCGCTGGGACCGGCTGCTGACGTTCCTCGAGGAGCGATGGCATCAGGACGTGCGCGGGCTGTTCTTCCTCAACGCGACGACGCACCTGCCGATGCCGTTCGTGCAGGCGCTGCTCGCACTCGGGTACACGCCGGTCCCGTTGTCGGGGCCCGCCGAGGCGAAGGTCGTCGACCTCGCCATCCAGCGGACGCTGCAGGCGCTGCAGGGTCGCGATGCCGACGTCGTGCTGGTCAGCCACGATCGCGACTTCGTCGACGATCTCGCGGCGCTCACGGGTGCGGGCCGGCGCGTGGGGATGCTGGGGTTCCACGAGTTCCGCAGCGGAGAGTTCGCCTCGGTGCCGGGGATCGAGTTCTTCGACCTCGAGTACGACGTGCACGCCTTCGATGCCGTGCTGCCGCGTGTGCGCGTCATCCCCATCGAGGAGTTCGACCCGGCGCAGTTCCTCGGCTGA
- a CDS encoding FitA-like ribbon-helix-helix domain-containing protein has protein sequence MSVAITVRNVPDDVRDELASRAARSGRSLQEYLSAELTRLARTPSAAEAVTRARLNALSYPATAGDVIADAVHAGRR, from the coding sequence ATGTCCGTCGCCATCACCGTCCGCAACGTGCCCGATGACGTGCGAGACGAGCTCGCTTCCCGCGCGGCGCGTTCCGGGCGCTCGCTGCAGGAGTACCTGAGCGCAGAACTCACGCGCCTGGCGCGCACTCCGAGCGCGGCCGAAGCCGTGACGCGCGCGCGTTTGAACGCGCTGTCGTATCCCGCGACCGCCGGGGACGTGATCGCCGACGCCGTTCACGCGGGGCGGCGCTGA
- a CDS encoding nuclear transport factor 2 family protein produces MTATSEWLDGYLTAWRTKDADDIRAIFTDDAEYLFHPYDAEPLRGIDAIIASWQEPEPAEPVVDFEVLIEDDRLGIVRGRTEYPGHATYLNLWEVHLAGDGRARRFVEWYMTVPDDDDAAVAAGATGGDVTS; encoded by the coding sequence ATGACAGCGACAAGCGAGTGGCTCGACGGCTATCTGACGGCCTGGCGCACGAAGGATGCCGACGACATCCGCGCCATCTTCACCGACGACGCCGAGTATCTGTTCCATCCCTATGACGCCGAGCCGCTGCGCGGCATCGACGCGATCATCGCGTCGTGGCAGGAGCCCGAACCGGCCGAGCCGGTGGTCGACTTCGAGGTGCTCATCGAGGACGACCGCCTCGGCATCGTGCGCGGCCGCACGGAGTACCCGGGCCACGCCACCTACCTCAACCTGTGGGAGGTGCACCTCGCGGGCGACGGCCGGGCGCGCCGATTCGTGGAGTGGTACATGACGGTGCCCGACGACGACGACGCCGCCGTCGCCGCCGGGGCGACCGGCGGCGACGTCACGTCCTGA
- a CDS encoding MFS transporter translates to MTPDHSLIRHTGWAYWPIAFIARLPFAMMTVGVLMLVVAVTGSVRLGGLTSAAVGVGVVVAGPLIGDLVDRHGQRRVLVPVGLANGILLALFPLVVTGRMPEGVVLATALLIGLTAPQAAAMSRSRLLAIIAGRLAPERRAVTTNRIMSYESAADETAFVIGPFLVGILAALIAPWAPIAIAAALSFGFVTAFALHPTARVAPGGSDGGSDRAPFRAVLSGRILVLVAATFGVGAFFGATLTSLTAFAQAHGDEAQAGLLYGLIGIGSAVLALGVVLLPRRFALRHRWLVFSAVLAAAAVGYATAAGLGPVTVWLLVMGLGVGPTLVTLFSLAGERAPAGRAATTMTLLGSALTLAQALSSALTGWVAESVSLPAAMSLPAIAAALVLAFGGVNLVLEKRGRAANTAPATVSIRFSAPAGARTLDV, encoded by the coding sequence ATGACACCCGATCACTCGCTGATCCGCCACACCGGCTGGGCCTATTGGCCGATCGCTTTCATCGCGCGCCTGCCGTTCGCGATGATGACGGTCGGCGTGCTCATGCTCGTCGTGGCCGTCACTGGATCCGTCCGCCTCGGCGGTCTCACCTCGGCGGCGGTCGGGGTCGGCGTCGTCGTCGCTGGGCCGCTCATCGGCGACCTCGTCGACCGTCACGGCCAGCGGCGTGTGCTCGTCCCCGTCGGGCTCGCCAACGGCATCCTCCTCGCGCTCTTCCCGCTCGTGGTGACGGGGCGGATGCCGGAGGGCGTGGTCCTGGCGACCGCACTGCTCATCGGGCTCACCGCGCCGCAGGCGGCGGCCATGTCGCGCAGTCGGCTGCTCGCCATCATCGCGGGGCGTCTGGCGCCCGAACGCCGTGCGGTGACGACGAACCGGATCATGTCGTACGAGTCCGCCGCCGACGAGACGGCGTTCGTCATCGGGCCGTTCCTCGTCGGCATCCTCGCCGCGCTCATCGCGCCCTGGGCGCCGATCGCGATCGCCGCGGCGCTGAGCTTCGGCTTCGTGACGGCGTTCGCCCTGCACCCCACCGCCCGCGTCGCTCCCGGTGGATCCGACGGCGGTTCCGACCGGGCGCCGTTCCGAGCCGTGCTGAGCGGACGCATCCTCGTGCTCGTCGCGGCGACGTTCGGCGTCGGCGCCTTCTTCGGCGCGACGCTGACCTCCCTCACGGCCTTCGCGCAAGCACACGGCGATGAGGCGCAGGCGGGGCTGCTGTACGGGCTCATCGGGATCGGCTCCGCCGTGCTCGCGCTCGGCGTGGTGCTGCTGCCGCGGCGCTTCGCCCTGCGGCATCGCTGGCTGGTGTTCTCGGCCGTGCTGGCCGCCGCCGCGGTCGGCTACGCCACGGCGGCGGGTCTCGGCCCGGTCACGGTGTGGCTGCTCGTCATGGGTCTCGGGGTGGGGCCGACGCTCGTCACGCTGTTCTCCCTCGCGGGGGAGCGGGCGCCGGCGGGACGTGCCGCCACGACGATGACGCTGCTGGGTTCGGCGCTCACCCTCGCGCAGGCGCTGTCGTCGGCGTTGACCGGATGGGTCGCCGAGTCGGTGTCGCTGCCCGCGGCGATGTCGCTGCCGGCGATCGCCGCGGCCCTGGTGCTGGCGTTCGGCGGCGTCAACCTCGTCCTGGAGAAGCGCGGGCGCGCGGCTAACACGGCGCCCGCGACGGTGTCAATCCGCTTCAGTGCACCTGCGGGGGCGCGAACACTGGATGTATGA